In Bacteroidales bacterium, a single genomic region encodes these proteins:
- the scpA gene encoding methylmalonyl-CoA mutase, producing the protein MRPKFNIKDLKELPVTKKEFHKWESEKGIKKEWITPEMIPIKSVYTREDLEGMEHLNYAAGIPPFLQGPYSGMYTMLPWTIRQYAGFSTAEESNAFYRRNLAAGQKGLSVAFDLATHRGYDSDHERVTGDVGKAGVAIDSILDMKLLFDSIPLNKMSVSMTMNGAVLPIMAFYIVTALEQGAKLEELNGTIQNDILKEFMVRNTYIYPPGFSMRIIADIFRYTSEKMPKFNSISISGYHMQEAGATCDIELAYTLADGLEYLRTGVNAGMDIDSFAPRLSFFWAIGMNHFMEIAKMRAARMLWSKIVSGFNPKNPKSLALRTHCQTSGWSLTEQDPYNNVGRTCIEAMAAALGHTQSLHTNALDEAIALPTDFSARIARNTQIYIQEETQICRAVDPWAGSYYVETLTHEIAHRAWEHIMEVERLGGMAKAVESGVPKMRIEEAAARAQAKIDSGVQTIVGTNKYRLEKEDPLETLEVDNSAVRDSQIIRLARLRAERNEKECQASLEALTRCVQTGEGNLLEFAVDAASKRASLGEISFACEKIVGRYKAVIRTISGVYSSEYKSDDDFKDARALAVKFAEKEGRQPRIMVAKMGQDGHDRGAKVISTGYADIGFDVDIGPLFQTPAEAAKQAVENDVHVLGVSSLAAGHKTLVPQVIEELKRLGREDILVIAGGVIPPQDYQYLYDAGVSAIFGPGTSVSKAAKQILEILMHAYE; encoded by the coding sequence ATGAGACCAAAATTTAATATCAAAGACCTGAAAGAACTTCCGGTTACAAAGAAGGAGTTTCATAAGTGGGAGAGTGAGAAAGGAATAAAGAAAGAGTGGATAACTCCTGAAATGATTCCAATTAAGAGTGTTTATACCAGAGAAGATCTTGAAGGTATGGAACACCTGAACTATGCAGCAGGTATTCCGCCATTCCTGCAAGGCCCGTATTCAGGAATGTATACAATGCTACCCTGGACAATCAGGCAGTACGCAGGTTTTTCAACTGCTGAAGAGTCAAATGCCTTTTATCGCCGTAACCTTGCTGCAGGACAAAAAGGTCTCTCCGTAGCTTTCGACCTGGCGACTCACAGAGGTTATGATTCTGATCATGAAAGAGTTACCGGAGACGTCGGAAAGGCCGGGGTTGCTATTGACTCAATACTTGATATGAAACTGCTCTTCGACAGTATACCTCTTAATAAAATGTCAGTTTCGATGACAATGAATGGTGCTGTATTACCAATAATGGCATTTTATATTGTTACTGCCCTTGAACAGGGAGCAAAGCTGGAAGAGCTAAATGGCACAATACAGAATGATATTCTGAAAGAATTCATGGTCAGGAATACATATATATATCCGCCTGGATTTTCGATGAGGATCATTGCGGATATATTCAGGTATACCTCTGAGAAGATGCCAAAATTCAATTCTATAAGTATCTCAGGTTATCATATGCAGGAGGCCGGTGCAACATGCGATATTGAACTTGCCTATACACTCGCCGACGGCTTGGAATATCTTCGAACCGGCGTTAATGCAGGTATGGATATAGATTCTTTTGCTCCGAGATTATCATTTTTCTGGGCCATAGGGATGAACCATTTTATGGAGATTGCCAAGATGAGAGCAGCCCGAATGTTATGGTCGAAAATTGTAAGTGGGTTTAATCCGAAAAATCCAAAATCCCTTGCTCTCAGGACACATTGCCAAACATCAGGATGGAGTCTGACCGAACAGGATCCGTACAATAATGTTGGCCGTACCTGCATCGAAGCTATGGCTGCAGCGTTGGGTCATACCCAGAGCCTTCATACAAATGCACTTGATGAGGCAATTGCTTTACCTACAGATTTTTCAGCCCGTATTGCAAGAAACACCCAGATTTACATACAGGAGGAGACCCAGATCTGCAGGGCTGTTGATCCGTGGGCCGGCTCTTATTATGTTGAAACACTAACACATGAAATAGCTCATCGCGCCTGGGAACATATTATGGAGGTGGAACGGTTGGGAGGAATGGCTAAAGCTGTTGAATCGGGTGTTCCGAAGATGAGGATTGAGGAGGCGGCTGCAAGGGCTCAGGCAAAAATTGACTCAGGTGTTCAGACAATTGTCGGGACAAATAAATACAGACTTGAAAAGGAAGATCCGCTCGAGACCCTCGAGGTTGATAATTCAGCGGTGAGGGACTCTCAGATTATAAGGCTTGCCAGGCTCAGGGCTGAAAGAAACGAAAAAGAGTGTCAGGCTTCACTTGAAGCTCTGACCAGATGTGTTCAGACCGGAGAGGGTAATCTGCTTGAATTCGCTGTAGATGCTGCCTCAAAACGGGCCAGTCTTGGTGAAATATCTTTTGCATGTGAAAAAATTGTCGGGAGGTACAAAGCTGTGATACGTACAATATCGGGTGTTTATTCATCTGAATATAAGTCAGATGATGACTTTAAAGACGCAAGGGCGCTGGCTGTAAAATTCGCTGAAAAGGAAGGCCGTCAGCCAAGAATAATGGTAGCAAAGATGGGTCAGGATGGACATGACCGCGGAGCTAAAGTAATCTCAACAGGCTATGCCGACATTGGCTTTGATGTTGATATCGGGCCTCTGTTTCAGACACCTGCCGAGGCGGCGAAACAGGCCGTTGAGAATGATGTACATGTGCTTGGAGTATCAAGTCTGGCAGCAGGTCACAAAACGCTTGTCCCACAGGTCATTGAAGAGCTTAAAAGACTGGGGAGAGAAGATATTCTGGTTATTGCAGGAGGGGTAATTCCTCCTCAGGATTACCAGTATCTTTACGATGCAGGTGTCTCTGCAATATTTGGTCCGGGAACTTCTGTTTCCAAAGCAGCCAAACAAATTCTTGAAATATTGATGCATGCATATGAATAG
- a CDS encoding thioredoxin family protein translates to MKYLTAISVCIILLSAGCAAKKSIPSEPVVPQELPAPAVNFSDQATWLLGYFTYGQMTREPHSVWFMKGFDEYQLNTEPLEKLLEIPKDAITIKIVMGSWCPDSRREVPRFMRILDKWQFPIAKVTFIGVDNAKLSPVGEYTGLGIERVPTFIVYKNNIEAGRIIENPKTSLEQDMVNILTRNE, encoded by the coding sequence ATGAAGTACTTAACTGCCATTTCTGTTTGCATCATTTTACTTTCAGCCGGATGCGCTGCAAAGAAGTCAATACCCTCAGAACCTGTAGTTCCTCAGGAGTTACCTGCTCCTGCAGTTAACTTTTCAGACCAGGCCACATGGCTTCTTGGCTATTTTACCTATGGCCAAATGACCAGGGAACCTCATTCTGTATGGTTCATGAAAGGATTTGATGAGTATCAGCTGAATACTGAGCCACTTGAAAAATTGCTTGAAATTCCAAAAGATGCTATTACAATAAAAATTGTGATGGGAAGCTGGTGTCCCGACAGCCGGCGTGAAGTTCCAAGGTTTATGAGGATACTCGATAAATGGCAGTTTCCAATCGCAAAAGTGACATTCATTGGTGTGGATAATGCCAAACTGTCGCCGGTTGGCGAATATACTGGTCTTGGCATTGAACGGGTACCAACATTTATTGTTTACAAAAATAATATTGAAGCCGGACGCATCATTGAAAATCCTAAGACGTCTTTAGAACAGGATATGGTTAATATTCTGACAAGGAATGAATAA
- a CDS encoding DUF2752 domain-containing protein: protein MPLKNNPITEFLKVRVRNEPYLIINIFFAGVIALIFAYSGIFSPEKNNYPVACIHEQITGEQCISCGLSHSFSLIVRGRIAEAYQWNMYGMRVFLFFAAQLILRIRFSLSYINNKATQKELIITDCLGSVLIFLIAFWPYIAKIVSDIF from the coding sequence TTGCCGTTAAAAAATAATCCTATAACTGAATTTCTTAAGGTAAGGGTCAGAAATGAGCCTTACCTTATTATAAATATTTTCTTTGCCGGAGTTATTGCATTGATCTTTGCATACTCCGGCATTTTTTCGCCTGAAAAAAACAACTATCCTGTTGCTTGTATACATGAACAAATCACAGGGGAACAATGTATTTCCTGTGGATTATCGCATAGTTTTTCACTTATTGTAAGAGGAAGGATAGCAGAGGCTTATCAGTGGAATATGTACGGGATGAGGGTATTCCTGTTCTTCGCTGCTCAGTTGATCCTGAGGATCCGTTTCTCACTTTCCTATATCAACAATAAGGCTACACAGAAAGAGCTGATAATTACTGATTGCCTTGGATCGGTATTAATATTCCTGATTGCATTCTGGCCTTATATTGCTAAAATAGTTTCTGATATTTTTTGA
- a CDS encoding RecX family transcriptional regulator, with the protein MPESTLYKTALNKAMALCSRREYCCDDIRNKLISWGVSGSDSEKVIENLIKENFINEKRFATAFVKDKFNYNKWGKIKIAAHLRHRNIAGDIIREALDSIDYDIYTRVLKDLITSHRRSVKSKNQYDLKAKLLRYGLSKGFESSLLYEVLNESED; encoded by the coding sequence ATGCCTGAAAGCACGCTCTATAAAACTGCTCTTAACAAGGCTATGGCTCTTTGCTCGAGGAGGGAATACTGCTGCGATGATATCAGGAATAAACTGATATCATGGGGAGTATCCGGCAGCGATTCAGAAAAAGTAATAGAAAATCTTATTAAAGAGAACTTTATTAATGAGAAACGGTTTGCCACAGCTTTTGTAAAAGATAAATTCAATTATAACAAGTGGGGTAAAATAAAAATTGCCGCCCACCTCCGACACAGAAATATAGCGGGAGACATTATCAGAGAGGCCCTTGATTCGATTGACTATGATATATATACAAGGGTACTTAAGGACCTGATAACAAGTCACCGGAGATCAGTTAAATCCAAAAATCAGTACGATCTTAAGGCAAAACTTCTAAGGTACGGATTATCAAAAGGATTCGAGAGCAGTCTGTTGTATGAGGTGTTAAATGAATCTGAAGATTAA
- the prmC gene encoding peptide chain release factor N(5)-glutamine methyltransferase produces the protein MGVKIQTIKDIRIYLFQELDAIYQEPELTALTNIIIKTILGVTKLHQVYLSDQTVTGIQTERCIKICRELKSGKPIQYVLGETFFYDCRIRVTEATLIPRPETEELVHYLLKQNDGFKGNIIDFGTGSGCIAIALARNLPGSEVFGIDLAEDALTVARENAILNNTKVSFLKRDILNFDYSLIPMAGIIVSNPPYVRDSEKKLMNRNVLDFEPHQALFVSDSDPLVFYRSILEIAGKILLPDGEVWFEINEALGIQMYDLLISFGYIKIEEFKDINGRDRIIKGLKNA, from the coding sequence ATGGGTGTTAAGATACAAACAATAAAAGATATCAGGATTTATCTGTTTCAGGAACTTGATGCAATCTACCAGGAACCTGAATTAACTGCCCTCACCAATATTATTATCAAGACTATCCTTGGAGTAACAAAGTTGCATCAGGTCTATCTGTCTGACCAGACAGTTACCGGCATTCAGACTGAAAGGTGCATTAAGATTTGCAGAGAGCTAAAATCGGGGAAACCAATCCAGTATGTTCTGGGAGAAACATTTTTTTACGATTGCAGGATAAGAGTCACTGAAGCAACTCTTATTCCCCGGCCTGAAACTGAAGAGCTCGTTCATTATCTGTTAAAACAAAATGACGGATTTAAAGGAAATATTATCGATTTCGGCACCGGATCGGGATGTATTGCAATTGCACTTGCCAGGAATTTACCCGGTTCAGAAGTATTTGGGATTGATCTGGCAGAGGATGCTCTTACGGTTGCCAGGGAAAATGCCATTCTCAATAATACTAAGGTTTCCTTCCTGAAAAGAGACATCCTTAACTTTGATTATAGTCTCATTCCTATGGCAGGAATTATTGTTAGTAATCCGCCTTATGTCAGAGACTCTGAGAAAAAACTGATGAACAGGAATGTACTGGACTTTGAGCCCCATCAGGCACTTTTCGTAAGTGATAGTGATCCCTTGGTATTCTACAGATCAATCCTGGAAATAGCCGGGAAAATCCTTTTACCCGACGGGGAAGTATGGTTCGAAATCAACGAGGCTCTTGGTATTCAAATGTATGACCTCCTCATTTCATTTGGTTATATCAAAATTGAAGAATTTAAAGATATCAATGGCCGGGACAGGATTATTAAAGGATTGAAAAATGCCTGA
- the ribD gene encoding bifunctional diaminohydroxyphosphoribosylaminopyrimidine deaminase/5-amino-6-(5-phosphoribosylamino)uracil reductase RibD, whose product MEESGHNKFMRRCLELASAAEGMTYPNPLVGSVVVYDGKIIGEGYHLRAGGPHAEVVAISSVSDKSLLKGSTLYVNLEPCSHFGKTPPCADFIIANKIPRVVIGTVDTSKKVSGKGVKKLKDAGCEVISGILEAECRWLNRRFFTSNEKQRPWIVLKWAQSADGYIDILRPENNAKKPTWISGKPERILVHKWRASEQSILVGAGTIRADNPRLNVREWKGNDPVRLILSKSGVLRNDIAVNETNGTVVVFSHNTGSENGKTVKVKLEEGIPSSEQIMGYLNREGIQSLFIEGGAEVLNHFLSEGLWDEARIFTGKRHFNGGLKAPVVKGINISSTNFEGSLLEVFLNECNKALITIDNIN is encoded by the coding sequence ATGGAAGAGAGCGGACATAACAAATTCATGAGAAGATGCCTGGAACTTGCTTCCGCTGCTGAGGGTATGACTTACCCTAATCCACTCGTGGGTTCAGTTGTGGTTTATGATGGGAAAATTATAGGAGAAGGATATCATCTCAGGGCCGGAGGGCCTCATGCTGAAGTTGTTGCAATTAGTTCTGTTTCAGACAAATCACTACTTAAAGGCTCAACATTATATGTAAACCTTGAGCCTTGTTCTCATTTTGGTAAAACCCCTCCATGTGCTGATTTCATCATTGCGAATAAAATTCCAAGGGTAGTAATCGGAACAGTCGACACAAGTAAAAAAGTTTCAGGAAAGGGAGTAAAAAAGCTAAAGGATGCCGGATGCGAAGTCATTTCCGGCATACTGGAAGCCGAATGCAGATGGTTGAACAGAAGGTTTTTTACATCAAATGAGAAGCAAAGACCATGGATTGTTCTAAAGTGGGCACAAAGCGCTGATGGTTATATTGATATTTTAAGGCCGGAAAATAATGCTAAGAAGCCTACATGGATCTCAGGCAAACCTGAAAGGATTCTTGTACATAAGTGGAGGGCATCAGAACAGTCAATTCTGGTAGGTGCCGGCACTATACGTGCTGATAATCCGAGACTGAATGTAAGAGAATGGAAAGGTAATGATCCGGTTAGGCTAATTCTCAGTAAGTCAGGTGTTTTAAGAAATGATATAGCTGTGAATGAAACAAATGGCACAGTTGTTGTGTTTAGTCATAATACCGGGTCAGAAAACGGGAAAACAGTTAAGGTTAAACTTGAAGAAGGTATTCCTTCTTCGGAACAGATTATGGGGTATCTGAACAGGGAAGGAATTCAGTCGTTGTTTATTGAAGGGGGAGCTGAAGTACTTAACCATTTTTTATCAGAAGGGTTATGGGATGAGGCACGGATTTTTACAGGCAAAAGACATTTTAACGGTGGTTTGAAAGCTCCGGTAGTGAAAGGTATCAATATTTCTAGTACAAATTTTGAAGGGAGTTTATTAGAAGTATTTTTAAATGAATGCAATAAGGCTTTGATTACAATTGATAATATAAATTAA
- a CDS encoding caspase family protein yields MKKQVFLITVIIVLVSVSTFAQNGKKYYKAGVEFAEGLKFEDAIVQFTSAIGIEPSNPDYYFARGEAYESVLKYTEAKADFEKLLVFAPKNVDALVHLGKVNNSMKSYEEALIVLNRATKLDKRDPNVYKEKVITLMGLKRFDQALKASDTAIIIKDTPMDYYYRGVIYRSLNNDILAKRELEKAISKDKKLADPRLELADLLIASNPQEAMVQCNEVLKNDDRNTKAYMVRAKIYKKNLDYPSAINDISKNILIDPSNPDFYLERGTFYQEFNQHPNAINDYSKYISLRPDSSVGYFKRARSYEEIMNYDKAIADYNKITILSEFDMRARKSLKEAQVRLYELNREKDSPEIAIVSPLPVKDTIEIRGDKAAILITGKIKDKSKIKSFLVNNGPVNIAEKNGEYEFLSNIDITGMNAVTLVARDDYDNEKSISFPIKRTEIDPPSIALVAPYTSEEGQVYLDSSTPNIAIQGKITDASKIKSILIGDVSASYSSREYNPSFTATLDVSNINKFTVVVEDIYGNKKESEFTINREGAQIAENNPMGRTWVVFIENSSYENFAALDGPVKDVSTINRALANYQIHNIIHKKDMTKADMEKYFNIELRDLVKKNQVKSLLVWYAGHGKFINDIGYWIPVDAKRDDEFTYFNINGLKAGLQGYESVVVHTLVVTDACESGPGFFTAMRSSNESPTCDNTLVAGAKSAQVFSSAGYQLASDNSKFTATFANTLMNNKNACIPIETIVQSVTSAVATETGQKPKFGKIQGLEDMNGTFFFIAK; encoded by the coding sequence ATGAAAAAGCAGGTATTTTTGATTACAGTAATTATTGTCCTGGTTTCAGTGAGTACTTTTGCTCAGAATGGCAAGAAGTATTACAAGGCAGGAGTAGAATTTGCTGAAGGGTTGAAGTTTGAAGATGCTATAGTGCAGTTTACCAGTGCAATAGGCATTGAACCTTCTAATCCGGATTATTATTTTGCCAGGGGAGAGGCATATGAAAGTGTATTAAAATATACAGAGGCAAAGGCAGATTTTGAAAAACTACTCGTTTTTGCTCCTAAAAATGTTGATGCCCTTGTCCATCTCGGGAAGGTTAACAATTCTATGAAGTCTTATGAGGAAGCCCTGATTGTTTTAAACAGAGCAACAAAGTTAGATAAGCGTGATCCCAATGTTTATAAGGAGAAAGTAATTACTCTGATGGGACTCAAAAGGTTTGATCAGGCTTTGAAAGCTTCGGACACCGCTATAATTATAAAAGATACTCCGATGGATTATTATTACCGTGGTGTGATATACAGGAGCCTTAATAATGATATTCTTGCTAAAAGAGAACTTGAAAAAGCAATATCAAAAGACAAGAAGCTGGCAGATCCGCGTCTGGAACTTGCTGATCTGCTGATTGCTTCCAATCCTCAGGAGGCAATGGTGCAGTGTAATGAAGTTCTTAAAAATGATGACCGGAATACAAAAGCATATATGGTAAGGGCAAAGATCTATAAGAAGAATCTTGACTATCCAAGTGCAATAAATGATATCTCTAAAAATATTCTGATAGATCCTTCCAATCCGGATTTTTATCTTGAAAGAGGTACATTCTATCAGGAATTTAACCAGCATCCCAATGCGATAAATGACTATTCAAAATATATTTCTCTGAGACCTGATTCATCAGTTGGATACTTTAAAAGAGCAAGGTCTTATGAAGAGATCATGAATTATGATAAGGCAATAGCTGACTATAACAAGATAACAATTCTTTCAGAGTTTGACATGAGAGCACGTAAGTCTCTTAAAGAAGCACAGGTAAGACTTTATGAACTTAACAGGGAAAAAGATTCTCCTGAAATTGCTATTGTGAGCCCGCTACCTGTTAAGGATACTATAGAGATCAGAGGTGATAAAGCTGCGATCCTTATTACAGGGAAAATTAAAGATAAAAGCAAGATCAAGTCTTTTCTTGTTAACAACGGACCGGTTAATATTGCCGAGAAGAACGGAGAATATGAATTTTTATCAAATATCGACATCACAGGCATGAATGCAGTAACACTGGTGGCCCGCGATGATTATGATAATGAAAAGTCAATAAGTTTTCCGATTAAGCGTACCGAAATAGATCCGCCTTCAATCGCACTTGTTGCACCTTACACATCAGAAGAAGGACAGGTCTATCTCGATTCTTCAACTCCGAACATTGCTATTCAGGGAAAGATAACAGATGCAAGTAAGATCAAATCTATTCTTATAGGTGATGTTTCCGCCAGCTACAGCAGCAGAGAGTATAATCCTTCATTTACCGCAACACTCGATGTATCCAATATCAATAAATTTACAGTTGTAGTTGAAGATATTTACGGTAATAAGAAGGAATCTGAATTTACAATTAACCGTGAAGGCGCTCAGATTGCTGAAAATAACCCTATGGGCAGGACCTGGGTTGTATTTATTGAAAACTCCAGCTATGAGAATTTTGCTGCACTCGACGGGCCGGTTAAAGACGTTAGTACAATAAACAGGGCGCTTGCCAACTATCAGATACATAATATCATTCATAAGAAGGATATGACGAAAGCCGATATGGAAAAGTATTTTAATATCGAACTTCGTGATCTGGTTAAGAAAAACCAGGTAAAATCTCTTCTGGTTTGGTATGCAGGCCATGGTAAATTCATAAACGACATAGGTTACTGGATTCCTGTTGATGCAAAAAGAGATGATGAGTTTACTTATTTTAACATCAATGGACTTAAGGCAGGTTTGCAGGGCTACGAAAGCGTAGTGGTTCATACTCTCGTTGTTACTGACGCATGTGAATCGGGTCCCGGATTTTTTACTGCAATGCGTTCTTCAAATGAATCTCCTACCTGCGACAACACGCTTGTTGCCGGAGCAAAATCGGCACAGGTATTCTCATCTGCCGGATATCAGCTTGCTTCAGATAATTCAAAATTTACTGCAACATTTGCCAACACTCTAATGAATAATAAGAATGCCTGTATACCTATTGAAACTATTGTTCAGTCTGTAACATCAGCGGTTGCAACAGAGACTGGTCAGAAGCCAAAGTTCGGTAAGATACAGGGCCTGGAAGATATGAACGGAACTTTCTTCTTTATAGCAAAATAG